CCAGTGGGATTAACATCAGACAAGTTGGCTGGCCAATCAATAAGATAAGATGATGAGGTGGTAGTGTTGGTAATGTGGGAAGGAAGCCCAGCTGGAAACGGAAATTAACATCTCCATAAAGCGCGTGAGCCAATAGCAGTACGAAGTGCTCTGCAATCTCCTGGTAGAAAGCTGAAGTCTGGACTTGATAAACCACAGTGGACAAACCGCCACCAACACCAGCAGATGACAAGGTGACCTAAATCAGCATAGACTGCAGGAACTTCACACTGGACCTCAAAACCCTTGGATTCTGtgtctctcctctcttcctccagaTTTTCAAATTGCAGTGTTTACTTTTATGTCATTTACTTTCTGATGTCGTCGCTGGTTCGGGGTGGTTTGATTAGGAATGCGACAGCTGTAACCCCTTTCCCATAGATGCATGTCTTCCCTACTTTGTGAAGCTCCCCCAAGTTTTTGAATCAACTTTTCTCAAGGCTGCGCCAAATCCCTGATGCGTGTGCACCTTTTCCTGCCACACTTTTCCCTTCCAGTCACATTTTGATTAATATGCTTAGGTACAGCACTCTGCACAAGGCCAAACTTTTCAGCAATCACATCCTGTGGCTTACACAGGGTGTGATTGCTGAAAGGTTTGGCTATCGTGATCTGGACAACTGTCAAGTCAACAGATTATAAATGATTGTGACTGTGTGCACTGAACTAGATCGAGACATCTATCTTATCCATGCTTTTTAACTATTACAATATTTAAGTAAGTGAAACTTCAtttgtatagcacctttcaagatattgatcacaaagtgctgtacaaaagaaaacaaaaaaagactttaaggGCCTCCTGTTTCTGACCAGTGCGTTGCAATGCAAACCATACAAGGGAGATTTTGTTGTAGCTCGTTAGTTGAACACTCATTTCTGGATATTTTGTAACCCTCCTATCGATCAATTATCAGTGGAATCCAGGGGAAAGAACTGCGTCTACTCAACATAGATCATATGTGTTAGAGGAATGAGCAAACGAACAGCAGATTCAGATGTGAATCTGTAACTTTTAATTGCCGTGTGGTCTGCTGAAGGCAGCGGCAGAGATCAGACAGGACTCACAAAGTTTGTATGCGTGTGTGCGAAACAGACTGCCAAACAGACAGCAGGAGCAGGTGAGAGAGCGTGCAATGTGAAAGCAAGAAGAGTGCACCGAGGGGAACTTGTGCCCATTCATCTCTTCACTCAGATACCAGCAGGTACAGAGGTATGGCAGCCTTACAAGGTCAATATTTTACTTTGGCTCCTGTGCGCTAATTAAATTACAGGCAGAGTGCCTCGGGAGAGCACACACAGACGGTTATGGACCCTgtaaccccccacccccctccaaCGGTTCTTACAAGCCAAACAATTTGTAGCATGAGCTGAGATGCTGGCTTGTTTAGTCACCGCAACACGGCCGATATGAAGCAATTTCACATGTTCAGGGAGATCGGGGGAGTAGTGAGGCAAATCAAGCAGCCAGGCTGGACTTGGAGATAAGTGTGGAATATTTTTTGAAGCCCagagtgaaaaagtgaaaacgGATGAGGAAAGTTTAAATTCTCTGTATGTGATTCCAGtgggattgttttgtttttcccatgATCAGCATGCATGGATATCCAATGTGCTTGTGTCTTGTCTTCAAGAAGAATAACAAGCCTCAGATTGATCTAAGGTACTTTGTTTCTGACAACCTGTTAGCCTAATCATCACTAATAAGGAGAACAATGTCGCAAATTCACTAATTACAGCATAACTATGAGAGTTTTAGAATTCGGGATCTGTTTGCCTCTctgacagagagaggaagaaagaaaaaacgagTTTTGGAATCATGTTTTTGTGCAAATGCATGAATCTCCGCGGGTATGAGGGAGTGGGGAGGGAACATCAGCCTAAGTTTAAGCAGTTCTGCAATTGGCTGAGCGCACCAGGAAGTCCGGCCGCTCCGAATCTGTCATCTGACTTTGACGCAGGCACTCCCGCTTCCGGAAAGTAAACTGCAACCGCGGAAAAAGCGAAACATGGCTCCCAAACTTGAACTTCCAAGCGCCGCGTTGATGGTCGGGCTGTTGTTTTTCTCCCTGATCCCCCCGGCAGAGGCTTACGATGCCGGGGACGGTCTGGCCCTGCTGCTGTGCACCATCCTCACGGTGGTGGGTTTCTGTGCCTGCCTCGGCTGGTACGCGCGGAGGCGGAACGGACAGCTGTGACGCTGACGAGACGGGATTCTCCAGCTGCTACCTGCTACCAACCACCACATTATAATACCAATTTTGCGTGATCACTCGTGGACTTTTGTGGCACAGGCTTTGTGTCTTAAAGACTGATAAGAAACGTGCCTTACTGGGATTAATGCGGCAAGTTCAACGAGGACCACGCGGAGTTGAAGAAGGTGGAGCGTAACATCCAGGAAGCAAACAGGAACTGTTGCTCGTTGCACTGCTGACATGATTATTATTAATGAGCAAAAACACTGTTGCCTTCCCTATGAACAGACTTCTGCAGCTGTAGCAGGCTCCCTAAGATGCCCACACTATGTACATTTTCGCGCATATTTTCCATCTGTCGAGGCGATTTCCTGACGCGTTGCGCTTATAGTGACTGTCACTGTTGGAAGCGCAGTGTCACATGATTGGAgtgtgttttgcagttttgtcaCTGTTGCTAATTAAACATGTAGAATAAACGCGACACTTAACAACTTATGTTCGTGTGTGGAGACGGTGCTTCATTGCATTCAGGTTGAACAGATCCTCCACTAAATGAACCGGTTAGCAGATCGGAGAGTAAACATTGCAATCTGTCGTCTGCAGCCTGTATTACTGCTCTGGCGTGCCTGTCACTCCATGCTGTAACATATATTTGAAGTGTGTTGAAAGTTTAGTGCAGGGATGTTAAATACAAGGCCCAGGGGAGCAGAGTTGGCCCAGCAAAGGCTTCAATCTTCATAGATTTTGGacttatatttgtatttttagaagttttacagcttttcctacttGTAGAAAACTCACAAATGACCTTCCATGTGACACCAAGTAATTAAATGTACTATAGAAATTTTAGTGGGTCAACAGTAACAATGGAAGTCCAAagagtcatgctgacagatttctttatcATGAAGAAAAACTGTGGCATGCTGTTGAAAACTGCCCCTTAATTTTCATATATGAAGATATGtacactataaataaaatgaggcTGATTGTTTATGTAGTATGTCACACCATCAGTCCATTTTctacccaggaccttcttgttgtGACAATGCTAACCACCATGACACCTCTTATAATAATATATAGcattatgtgtgtatatatattaaattCATTTTGGAATAAACTAGTGATGTAAACTAGCTTTACCACCGTATACAGCCAACAGTTTAAATTATTAGGTTATTAAATTAGTTTAttatgcagtgaaatgggaccttATAAAAATGAATGCCCTTTAGCAAAtgtcattaatttattttaaaggcaAGAAGTAAACTTTGCCTGTAgcttaatgtaaatatgtccATGTAGTAATGGTGGATAAGTTACCACACGTGTGATGTGTGGTTTAAAGGAAATGTGACTGCTCcataaagggttaa
The Astatotilapia calliptera chromosome 17, fAstCal1.2, whole genome shotgun sequence genome window above contains:
- the LOC113009791 gene encoding small integral membrane protein 30, producing MAPKLELPSAALMVGLLFFSLIPPAEAYDAGDGLALLLCTILTVVGFCACLGWYARRRNGQL